From Lysobacter auxotrophicus, the proteins below share one genomic window:
- a CDS encoding tyrosine-type recombinase/integrase, with the protein MARQLNRLTVRAVQAARPGKYADGGGLFLQVTKTGVKSWTFRYTRGGIERYMGLGPTHTVGLAQARQKALEARQDLMAGRDPQQARRAAQEATAAVPTFWDAATSYIAEQKPGWANPKHASQWTSTLQAYAKPHIGTLPVDQIDTEHVLQVLRPIWASKTETATRVRQRIEAGLDALAAKKLRSAENPARWRGHLSKLLPKPTKVRSVEHFPAMPYVEAPAFMTRLRAEVGVAPRALEFLILTAARTNMVTKASRGEIEGKTWYVPAERMKNGKAFTVPLSNAALAVLTPAPPNEDAGLFPGGRAGSKHLSNGGMDKLLTRMKVDRFTVHGFRSTFRDWAAEKTHFPNEVIEMALAHTIKDKRKRHIGAAICSQNVGSSWRRGPRFLAETLSSLQTRDSEVMPAVGQHVRT; encoded by the coding sequence ATGGCAAGACAGCTCAATCGGCTCACCGTGAGGGCGGTTCAGGCCGCGCGACCGGGGAAATATGCCGACGGCGGCGGCCTGTTCCTCCAGGTCACGAAGACCGGAGTCAAGTCGTGGACGTTCCGCTATACGCGCGGCGGCATCGAACGATACATGGGTTTGGGTCCAACTCACACCGTAGGCCTCGCCCAAGCGCGCCAGAAGGCCCTGGAGGCGCGACAGGACCTGATGGCGGGCCGAGATCCGCAACAGGCGCGTCGCGCCGCGCAGGAAGCGACAGCGGCTGTACCGACCTTCTGGGACGCAGCCACGTCCTACATCGCCGAGCAGAAGCCCGGCTGGGCTAATCCGAAGCATGCCTCGCAGTGGACGAGCACCCTTCAGGCATACGCAAAGCCCCACATCGGCACACTCCCTGTCGACCAGATCGACACGGAGCATGTGCTCCAGGTACTTCGGCCGATCTGGGCCAGCAAGACCGAAACGGCGACTCGCGTCCGCCAGCGCATCGAAGCGGGGCTTGATGCATTGGCCGCTAAGAAGCTCCGCTCGGCCGAAAACCCTGCGCGCTGGCGGGGCCATCTTTCGAAACTGTTGCCCAAGCCGACGAAGGTGCGCTCCGTGGAGCACTTCCCCGCGATGCCATACGTGGAGGCGCCTGCGTTCATGACGCGGCTTCGGGCCGAAGTGGGCGTCGCTCCGAGAGCGTTGGAATTCCTGATCCTGACCGCGGCTCGCACAAACATGGTGACCAAGGCCTCCCGCGGGGAGATTGAGGGCAAGACCTGGTACGTACCTGCGGAACGCATGAAGAACGGAAAGGCGTTCACCGTCCCGCTTTCGAACGCGGCGTTAGCCGTTCTTACACCTGCGCCGCCCAACGAAGACGCTGGACTGTTCCCGGGTGGCCGCGCCGGCAGCAAACACCTGTCGAACGGAGGCATGGACAAGTTGCTGACCCGGATGAAGGTCGATCGCTTCACTGTGCACGGCTTTCGCTCGACCTTCAGGGACTGGGCAGCCGAGAAGACCCACTTTCCCAACGAGGTCATCGAAATGGCGCTCGCACACACGATCAAGGACAAACGGAAGCGGCATATCGGCGCGGCGATTTGCTCGCAAAACGTCGGGAGCTCATGGAGGCGTGGGCCGCGTTTCTTGGCTGAAACGCTGAGCTCGCTACAAACAAGAGATAGCGAAGTCATGCCTGCTGTGGGCCAGCACGTGCGCACTTAA
- a CDS encoding M15 family metallopeptidase — protein sequence MPRDVSIAHLHPDFRARVSRLASGLSQTPFQLFEGFRSPERQRDLFRQGRGDGRRIVTNADAWQSYHQYGLAADFVLLIDGVWSWSSDAGLDAHWKLLRKLAGQAGLECLSWEAPHVQFPGLSWRGLMKGEYPSGGDATWAEHLQESIQRWKRSGQAAPPVPSEVPHRPAIQAAEAHSGNGTSDRASGTYSRVAARHGLRLRSGPGVHFNVVDVLPLGRQVSVMRVDGEWVAVDLNFDGYADGYCHAGYLEPIAA from the coding sequence ATGCCCAGGGACGTTTCCATTGCCCATCTGCATCCGGACTTCAGGGCGCGTGTGTCGCGACTTGCCTCCGGCCTGAGTCAAACACCGTTCCAACTCTTCGAGGGGTTCCGCTCACCCGAACGTCAGCGCGACCTGTTCCGCCAAGGTCGCGGCGATGGTCGCCGAATTGTTACCAATGCTGATGCGTGGCAGTCATACCATCAGTACGGCCTCGCGGCGGATTTCGTGCTGCTCATCGACGGTGTCTGGTCATGGTCGTCCGACGCGGGGCTGGACGCTCACTGGAAGCTCCTACGCAAGCTAGCCGGACAAGCGGGTCTGGAATGCCTGAGCTGGGAGGCGCCGCACGTTCAATTTCCCGGCCTCAGCTGGCGGGGTTTGATGAAAGGTGAGTATCCGTCGGGAGGCGATGCCACTTGGGCCGAGCATCTGCAAGAGTCCATCCAACGCTGGAAGCGTAGCGGTCAGGCCGCACCTCCGGTCCCTTCTGAGGTTCCGCATCGACCAGCAATCCAGGCAGCGGAGGCACACTCAGGCAACGGGACTTCGGACAGGGCCTCCGGCACCTATTCCCGCGTGGCGGCGAGACATGGGTTGCGCTTACGGTCCGGACCGGGCGTCCACTTCAACGTGGTGGATGTCCTGCCATTAGGCCGGCAAGTGTCGGTCATGCGCGTCGACGGCGAATGGGTCGCGGTCGACCTCAACTTCGATGGCTACGCAGACGGCTATTGCCACGCGGGCTACCTCGAGCCGATCGCAGCTTGA
- a CDS encoding choice-of-anchor Q domain-containing protein, with protein sequence MGRSGAPLPADTILSEDPRLLPLGNNGGPTPAHMPQSGSPLLDRGNNALDLQYDQRGPGFPRTHGAFADIGAVDRPSPSP encoded by the coding sequence GTGGGCCGTTCGGGAGCGCCGCTTCCCGCGGACACCATCCTCAGCGAAGACCCGCGACTTCTCCCGCTGGGCAACAACGGCGGACCGACGCCGGCGCACATGCCGCAGTCCGGCAGCCCGCTGCTCGATCGCGGCAACAACGCGCTGGACCTGCAGTACGACCAGCGCGGACCGGGGTTCCCGCGAACCCATGGTGCATTCGCCGACATCGGCGCGGTCGATCGGCCGAGCCCGAGCCCGTAG